A stretch of DNA from Acanthochromis polyacanthus isolate Apoly-LR-REF ecotype Palm Island chromosome 21, KAUST_Apoly_ChrSc, whole genome shotgun sequence:
TGCGGactcccgcgagatgttaacgacattaacatcagcgacaaagtgttcaaatttgaaattaaatcggcggaaatccacggatccgcggaaaattgccatccctgatAATGTGTtatgaatgaaaagatgccacattgtttgatggaaatgaaaattatcaactcccaagagggctaaattcaagataccccaaaatcaaactgaaaaactgatgtggcaggcttttccatcttgctgaaattccttggcagctactcaaaatggtattcagtagtttgtatggcctccgtgtgcttgtatgcatgccTGACAatgtcgggacaagctctgaatgagacgacagatggtgtcctggggtgtctcctcccagaactggaccagggcatcactgagctcctggacagtctgaggagcaacctgatggtgtcggatggaacaaaacatgatgttccaaaggtgttctattggattcaggtcaggtgagcatgggggccagctaatggtatcagttcctttatcctccaggaactgcatgagttctcctACCACATAAGGccgggcattgtcgtgcaccagaaggaatccaggaccactgcaccaatgtagggtctaaAAATGggtccaaggatttcatcctgatacctaatgacagtcagaatgccattgtccagcctgtagaggtctgtgcgtccctccatggatatgcctccccacaccatcactgacccaccaccaaaccggtcacactgaacaggcagcataacgttctccacagcttctccagaccttttcatgtctgtcacatgtgctcagggtgaacctgctctcatctgtgaaaagcacagggcgcTAGTGGTGGACCTACCAGTTCCTGTGTTTTATGGCAAATGCCAACCGAGCTCCACAGTGCCGGTCAGCAAGCACAGGGCCCACTATAGGATGTCGGGCCCTCAGACTAccctcattaaatctctttctgatcgtttgatcagagacattcacaccagtggtctgctggagctcattttgtaggGCTTTTGCAGTGTTCATCCTCGTTCCTcattgcacaaaggagcagatacctgtcctgctgatgggttgaggaccatCGACAGTCCTATCCAGCTCTCCTAGActactgcctgtctcctggaatctcctccatgctcttgagactgtgctgggagacacagcaaaccttctggcaatggcacacattgatgtgccatcctggaggagttggactgtctgtggaacctctgtagggtccaggtattgtctcatgctaccagaagtgactctgaccctagccaaatgcaaaactagtgaaaaacagtctgaaaacattaggaaggaaaaaaatgtcagtggccttcacttgtaaactcattcctgttttgggggttgtctcattgttacccctcaagtgcatctgttgttaattttatgaacaccaaagcagctgaaactgactaaaaagcccctcagttacttacttgaccagatcagtatcccacatgtttgactgacttgatgcaatacttagattaaaaagtgttcctttaattttttgagcagtgtatatatatatatatatatatatatatacatacacacacacacacacgcatatatatatacatatatgcgtgtgtatatacataaacacacacatgtgcacacacacacacacacacacgtgcatatatatatatatatatatatatatatatatatatataacctaCCTACCtttgcagcaacaagaagtacaaaacaatatatatttcataactcatttgtcgattgactctttttttaaaaggttttaTAATTTCCTGGAAGTGTaatgctttgttgcatgtttttgtacttgaaaattcctctctgttgtaaagttaaaaaaaaatctgtaattcacatctttgttgttgtaagcATTAAGGGACCAAAAAAGAAGTTACtttattcattatatatttttaaaattcatcgGCCACTCAATGAGCtatcagaatttttttctgccaaatattAGAAtcggcaaaaaacaaaaaaaatcccaggaAGTCGGTCGCACTAAACATCATGTTGGCCCTCTCAGTGGGAATTTTGAATTCCAAAAACCCCTAGATGGAACAATCAACCAACATACAGTAATATGTTCATTCTTCAGGaaggagttttcttttcacCGAAGCACTTCCAGCTTAAAGCACCACATTAACGAAAAGCATGCATTAGTCGTGAATTTTAACATGAACCTTTAAAAGGTGTTCAACAGACAtcataaaaacatatatattcTCTTCTTTGAGTTTGTTTgcacatgcaaaatgaaacacaatttagacaaaaaattaatgaTATCTAATCGTGATTAATTGAAATTAATCCATAGCAACCATGTGATTAATCTGACTAAAAATTGTAACTGTTTGACAACACTAATTTTAACATAAATATATAGAATATTgattagattttctttttgctttctaAAATCTGCAGTACCACCAAAAATCCAGCATCAGCCAGCCTCTACTTCACACCCTCATTAGCaatatttacaatatatatgtttttacaGCTGTGCGTACATTTCTTTTCCATGACGACATCAATAATGCTAATATGGAGTTGGATTTTCAGGGCACTAGTACAGACACCAACTAAGTTCTCGTCAAAATGGTGTGGAAACACAACAGTCAAAATATGACCATCAAATTAGGTGAGCAGACACAATAATTGCATATATTTACACTTACATTACAAGTAGGCAGAGAGTGAATCTCTATAACTACAAAAGACAGCCACGAGAGATCATTTAAATGCCTGAACAATCAAGTTTCCCCCAAAAATGTTGTGTCTTTGCTCCTGTGCTGTGTGACACACGGCTCAGTCCAGTGACGGGAATGTTGTTTGTTACTGTAAATGCTACCGCAGTCAGTTGTTCTGATCATTTTGCCTTCCATTAGATCTCTTTCAGAAagactgttttaaaatggtATCAGTAACAGTAACTCTACATCTAAGGCAATATAACAATTACATGAGCAAGCTGTGTTTATTCTGCTCAGCATAATAATATGAAACAGCTAGTTCAATCATGTTTCTGAAGGCCACTGCCTCTGACAACTTGACTGTACTTACCCAAACCAGGGCATATTTGAACTGGCTGGCTAACGTTCTGTGGATTCGATGGCACTGTGggtatttaaaaacattattagAAACTGTGCAACACAGAAGGTTTGCTTATTACCGATTACAAATGTACAAATGATCTAAAAGCATTACTCTTGACATGTACAGTATATGTGAGTTTTACTTACCACATGTTCTACGCTTGCTCCTCTTCTCATGATGATGGCATCATTAAAGTCTGGGCGCTCtaacagaagaagaaattaaCACATAAATAAAGTTCGGAGACCTACCTACTATTGGTGCTGCTGTGACAGCTAAATGAATAATTGTATGTATGAATGAgggtgtctgcatgtgtgtaccTCCTCTTTTCTTAGTATAAATGCAAATCAGGGCCAAGTATTCCCACAGCGTCTCCAGAAGGTAATCCAGGTTCAGCTTCATCCCAcaactgaaatgcacatgtgGACAGAAAACGGAGGAGGCTGATTAACTTCCAcatacaaatatacaaaaataagaGTAAGATGATTTCTgcagttcacacacacacagatatctGACCTGATGACGACACTGTGAGGTCTGCGTGCCAGACGGTCCACCTCCTCGATGGAGATTTGATCCACCTTGTTGTACACctgagtttacaaaaaaaatatcaggGTAAAAAAACCTCATAATATCAGGACACAAGACTATACATTTTATACAGGTTGAAAATTCAAAAAAGAATCTCTGGACTTATGGAaaactctaaaaacaaaaaaggacctTTCTAAACAGGTAAAATGTTAGGAATGATTGTATTTACATACATATAGACAAGGCATGTAGACTCTGTTCCCAACGATGACATCAATGAACTCATCTGGTGTGCTGTCCTCCCTGAACAGGACTTCTGCATTAAAGATTTCTGGGGAAAAGAGTTAAAGAATAAACCCAATATGTCTGTGACACATTTAGAAACGAGGCTCTCAGAAAACATAACTGATCTGAAAAAGGAAAACGGATTTTGAAGGgagagactgtttttttttcttctgggtTTTGTCTCCTCCGATGTCAGCGGAGTAAAGGATACTGTATTCGTGAAGAATGAGCTGAACGAGCTTCTCTGAGCAGTGAGTGAGAGGAACAGTGGAGTTGTAGGAGAGGCCACCACCTTTCTTGGGctacagagaaaaagaaataaacattctGATAGTTAATATTGCAATATTTAACATTTGTATATTTAACACAGGCACTTTAAAAGAAACctctaaacatttctttttagcTAAGCATTCTTCCAATCCTTAATAACTTAttaaatgtcttatttaaatgatttattttatcatttctttttataTGCATCTTTTTAATTTCTACATATCTTGTTTGGTACTGATgtatatttatttcattgttaAGCACCTGACATTGAAATCTGGTACAATGTAAATAAAGACTTGATTTTGAATTTAAGTAATTATTTCAAGAGGTGATAAGCTGGATTTGGAGTAATTTGAAGTTGGTATCTTTAGAGTCACTGAGTTGACTGACAGCATCTTTACCTTCCACCACAATCAAGTCAAATTTCCCCCACAGCTAACACACTACATCTTGAATACTAATTGATCCTGTGATGTCCCCAagtgatgcaaaaagaaaataaaaatggaaatagtaccttgaaataaatatttggttttGTTCTGTTGAGTCTGATGCCCACTGACTCCAACTCTTTTTCTAGAAGTGTCCTACAAAGACATTTAAAGCATAAGTTATTGATAGAAAAGTGTCCCATCAAACCTCTTCTAGATTGTTCACATTCAGAAACAGTGTGCATCGCAAACCTTTGAACATCTCCTTTGGTGGCATCCAACATCATGATGACAACATCTGATGTCCTGGCAACAGCGATGACTTGTCGACCTCTACCTTTACCTATAAAAGGTTAAAGGTCAATACAACACAACCACTATAAGGCTTTTTTCATGTTTAGGAGTCAgtgtttaccacattaacatcAACCAACATATATTTAGCTTCATATTCCTTTACTATCCAAATTTTCTAATTTATTAACAATTctgaacactggaaaaaatcaCCAATGTCTGCTCACTTTGGGCTTAACCTCACAAAATACAACGACATGGAATCTAAGCTCACCTTGGGCAGCACCCTCAATGATTCCTGGCAGATCTAACAACTGGATGTTGGCCCCTTTGTACTACAGACGAAACAAATAACAGCATTCAAGACAAATCTTTACATGGTATCTCAAACcaaaaacataaacactgaTACTGATGTAAATGCATGTACCTCTATGACACCAGGTATACAGGTGAGAGTCGTGAACTCATAGGAGGCAGCTTCACTGGCAGTTGATGTCATCAAGCTTAGAAAGGTGGACTGCAGGACACGAAAGAGAACTAAATTAAACCAACAAATCTTAAAAATACATGCCATTTACCTtgccattaaattaaaaatgtaaggtACAAATCCAGATAATCCAATAAACCCAATCCATCACCCACCATGTCAACGTACCTTACCCACAGAGGGGAAACCGATAAGAGCAACACGAGCATCTCCTGATTTCATCACATCGAAGCCCTCGCCTTTGGGCCCCGCTGACTTGGAGGGCTCCAGAAGCTGAGCTCTGTATTTGGCTAGCTTGGCCTTGAGCAAACCCAGATGGTACTCGGTTGCTGGAGGgttgagtgaaaaaaaaaaaaaaagcagtgactCAAAAGGAGCAAAGGTGGTTCATTCTGACAAGTGTGGTGAGTCGAAAGGACCCATTTCTGAGAAATTTGTTAACACAAATTAGGGCTGAaactaacaattattttcattatcagttattttctaaaataattggttgttttgtctatGCAGCgttagaaaatggtgaaaaatattgaTCAGTGATCTCAAATGTCTTGATTTGTAGCAGCCAGTTCTATGACTAAGCACTTCCTTCTTAAAACTGCAATGTGCCagtgacagtctcaaaaacatggatttagaCTTCTGGGGTGTCATATGTAACAACAtctaaggaaccaatcctgcCTTCTTGCAGGATGGGACTTTCTGTATTACTATTCTCTGTTGTGGCTCAGACTGGCATAGCTGAGTTGCTCCAACATTACAATTTTCTTTTGTCGGAGTAATTTTACAGGGTGTGAGCAATGTTATTAGTGAGCTGGTGTGCAGGAGCTGCTGCAAATGTAGAAGGGCGCAGCTGTGCACCAGTGAAGCAACATTTAACCAATTTTAACAAAGAAAGAGGGTATTTctaattggaaaaaaataattccaaAGATGCAACTTTACTACAGGTTTGACTCTAAGCAGTGGGTGGAAGATGAAGACAGAGTGCTAttaatacactgctcaaaaaaataaagggaaCACTTAAACAACACAATGTAACTCCAAGTCAACCACACTTCTGTGAAATCGAAATGTCCACTTAGGAAGCAACACTGATTGACAATCAATTTCACATGCTGTTGTGGAAATGGAATAGACAACAGGTGGAAATTATAGGCAAGTGGCAAGACACACCCAATAAAGGAGTGGTTCTGCAGGTGGTGACCACAGACCACTTCTCAGTTCTGATGCTTTCTGGCTGAGGTTTTGGTCACTTTTGAATGCTGGCGGTGCTTTCACTCTAGTGGTAGCATGAGACGGAGTCTACAACCCACACAAGTGGCTCAGGTAGTGCAGCTCATCCAGGATGGCACACCAATGCGAGCTGTGGcaagaaggtttgctgtgtctgtcAGCGTAGTGTCCAGAGCATGGAGGCGCTACCAGGAGACAGGCCAGTGTATCAGGAGACGTGGAGGAGGCCGTGGGAGGGCAACAACCCAGCAGCAGGACCGCTACCTCCTTCTTTGTGCGAGGAGGAACAGGAGGGGCACTGCCAGAGCCCtgcaaaatgagctccagcaggcCACAAATGTGCATGTGTCTGCTCAAACAGTCAGAAACAGACTCCATGAGGGTGGTATGAGGGCCCGACATCCACAGGTGGGGGTTGTGCTTACAGCCCAACACTGTGCAGGACATTTGGCATTTGCCAGAGAACACCAAGATTGGCAAATTCTCCACTGGCGCCCTGTGCTCTTCACAGATGAAAGCAGGTTCAcactgagcacatgtgacagagtCTGGAGACgccgtggagaacgttctgCTGCCTGCAACATCTtccagcatgaccggtttggcaGTGGGTCAGTAATGGTGTGGGGTGGCATTTCTTTGGAGGGCCGCACAGCCCTCCATGTGCTCGCCAGAGGTAgcctgactgccattaggtaccGAGATGAGATCCTCAGACCCCTTGTGAGACCATATGTTGGTGCGGTTGGCCCTGGGTTCCTCCTAATGCAAGACAATGCTAGACCTCATGTGGCTAGAGTGTGTCAGCAGTTCCTGCAACATGAAGGCATTGATGTTATGGACTGGCCTGCCCGTtccccagacctgaatccaattgagcacATCTGGGACATCATGTCTTGCTCCATTCACCAACGCCAAGTTGCACCACAGACTGTCCAGGAGTTGGCGGATGCTTTAGTCCAGGTCTGGGAGGAGATCCCTCAGGAGAACATCCGCCGCCTCATCAGGAGCATGCCCAGGCGTTGTAGGGACGTTATACAGGCACGCGGAGGCCACACATCCTACTGAGCCTCCTTTTGACTTGTTTAAATGAGATTACATCAAAGTTGGATCAATCTGTAGtgtgtttttccactttaattttGAGTATAACTCCA
This window harbors:
- the drg2 gene encoding developmentally-regulated GTP-binding protein 2 — its product is MGILEKIAEIEKEISRTQKNKATEYHLGLLKAKLAKYRAQLLEPSKSAGPKGEGFDVMKSGDARVALIGFPSVGKSTFLSLMTSTASEAASYEFTTLTCIPGVIEYKGANIQLLDLPGIIEGAAQGKGRGRQVIAVARTSDVVIMMLDATKGDVQRTLLEKELESVGIRLNRTKPNIYFKPKKGGGLSYNSTVPLTHCSEKLVQLILHEYKIFNAEVLFREDSTPDEFIDVIVGNRVYMPCLYVYNKVDQISIEEVDRLARRPHSVVISCGMKLNLDYLLETLWEYLALICIYTKKRGERPDFNDAIIMRRGASVEHVCHRIHRTLASQFKYALVWGTSTKYSPQRVGLTHIMEHEDVIQIVKK